The nucleotide sequence TCCTTATCTTTTTAATAAAACTTAAAACTAGTTTATTATATTCATATAAAAACAAAAAACAATAAAAAATTGCCCTTTTAGATGAAATTTAATTAACTTGAATTATACATTTGTGATTGATCAAATCTGTTTATAGAAAGATTGAAAAATAAGACCAATATAATTGCTTATTTTATATCTTATTATCACTATTTTGAGCTCTTAATAATAAAATAACAGGAATAAGGACAGCGGAAAAAATCACAAAAGATTTTGATGAAAAATCTTTTGTGATTTTTGTAGGCTGCTTCATATGTTCAGCTATTAAACAAGTAATAAAAAATTCTTACGCATTTTTTATTACTTGTTTATTTTAGTAGTTTTTGAACATTGAATTTATCTTAATTAAGTATCTTTGCTTTTTTGTTAGCCACAATAAAATCAGAAATTTCTCTAACCGCACCTTTTCCACCAGGTTTTGTAGATATAAAATGACAAAGGCTTTTAACTTCATCAACAGCATCAGCAGGACAACAAGCCATACCTACTTTTTCCAGAATACAAACATCCGGCATGTCATCTCCAACATAAGCTATTTCAGAAAAATCCAGACTATAAATACTCATAAGCTCTTCTAAAGCAACAATTTTCCTTTTTGCTCCCTGATAAACATGAACTACATCGAGATCTTTTGCTCTTTTTTCAACTATAGGAGTAGATCTGGCCGTAATAATAGCTGTTATAAATCCGTTAACTCTAAGTGAAGCCATACCGTGCCCGTCTTTTGCATCAAAAGTTTTTATTTCTTCACCTTTATCGGTGTATGTTATGCTACCATTGGTCAAAACACCATCAACATCAAAGGCTATGAGCTTTATTTTTGAGGCTTTTATTCTTAAATCTTCTATATTCATAAATCTTCCAAGTTTATTAGTATCTACAATTATTATAGCTTATGCAACTCCTGCTTTTAGCAAATTATGAATATGTACCATGCCTTCAGGAGTTCCATCTCCATGATTTATGACAATGGATGTAATTGAATGTTTTTCCATTATTTGTAGGGCTTTTGCAGCAAGAGCATCTTTTTCTATGATTTTCGGATTCTTGGTCATTACCTCTTTAACTATTATTCCAGATATATTCTGGCATTTTATTACTGTGCGTCTGATATCTCCATCTGTTAAAACACCTTGAGTTTTACCATTTTCATCAACCACAACAGCAACACCAAGTTTTTTATTTGTTATCTCTATAATTGCATCCTGGAATTTATCATTAATATTAACTACTGGCAATGAATCACCACTTATCATCAGGTCTTCAACTTTATAAAGAATTCCTTTCCCAAGGCTTCCTGATGGATGGAAAAGCAGAAAATCTTCCGGAGTAAAGCCTCTTTTATGAAGTAAGCAGACTGCTAACGCATCTCCCATTGCTAAAGTTGCTGTTGTACTTGCAGTTGGTGCTAACCCTAATGGACAGGCTTCTTTTTCTACGGAAATATCTAAAGTAACATCACTCTTTTGAGCTAAAGTTGATGAAGTTTTTCCTGTTAAGGCTATTAATTTTAGATCAAATCTTTTTATTAATGGTAATAACTGAAGCAATTCGCCTGTTTCACCGCTGTTTGAAATAGCAATAACTATGTCATCTCTTGTCATTACCCCTGAATCACCGTGAGTGCTTTCTGCTGGATGTAAGAAAAATGAAGGGGTACCTGTGCTTGAG is from Candidatus Melainabacteria bacterium RIFOXYA2_FULL_32_9 and encodes:
- a CDS encoding D-arabinose 5-phosphate isomerase; amino-acid sequence: MLNLAKEVLDIESTSIIKLKDRLEKTFLQAVEILYGCKGRVIVTGMGKSGIIGKKIAATFSSTGTPSFFLHPAESTHGDSGVMTRDDIVIAISNSGETGELLQLLPLIKRFDLKLIALTGKTSSTLAQKSDVTLDISVEKEACPLGLAPTASTTATLAMGDALAVCLLHKRGFTPEDFLLFHPSGSLGKGILYKVEDLMISGDSLPVVNINDKFQDAIIEITNKKLGVAVVVDENGKTQGVLTDGDIRRTVIKCQNISGIIVKEVMTKNPKIIEKDALAAKALQIMEKHSITSIVINHGDGTPEGMVHIHNLLKAGVA